From a single Flavobacterium sp. genomic region:
- a CDS encoding pentapeptide repeat-containing protein, giving the protein MHADYITDQNFTDLTYAESDVKYKEYENCTFTNCDFRLCSFVAVTFIDCNFIECNFKGTKINHVSLRDVWFSKCDFTSVNFAMTDQILYEFHFKDSLLDYAQFYSLKLKRMQFINCSMIAVDFMESDLTEALFDNCNLRHAVFIGTTANKTDFSTSYDFVIDPEKNKLKRAIFSTENLSGLLKKYDLVIK; this is encoded by the coding sequence ATGCACGCAGATTACATTACCGACCAAAACTTTACTGATCTAACCTATGCAGAAAGCGATGTAAAATACAAAGAATACGAAAATTGCACTTTTACCAATTGTGATTTTAGATTGTGTTCCTTTGTTGCTGTAACGTTTATCGATTGTAATTTCATCGAATGTAATTTTAAAGGCACAAAAATCAACCACGTTTCTTTACGTGATGTTTGGTTTTCAAAATGTGATTTTACTTCCGTTAACTTTGCAATGACTGATCAAATTTTATATGAATTCCACTTTAAAGACAGCTTGCTTGATTATGCTCAATTTTATAGCTTAAAGCTAAAAAGAATGCAATTTATTAACTGTAGTATGATTGCAGTTGATTTTATGGAAAGCGACCTTACGGAAGCTTTATTTGACAACTGCAATTTACGACATGCTGTTTTTATAGGAACAACAGCTAATAAAACTGATTTTTCTACAAGTTATGATTTCGTTATTGATCCTGAAAAAAACAAGTTGAAACGAGCAATTTTTTCTACAGAAAATTTATCTGGTCTGCTTAAAAAATATGATTTAGTAATTAAATAA
- a CDS encoding TIGR02757 family protein, which produces MTKSELKEFLDEKVDLYNHPNFIDSDPIQIPHLYTLKEDIEIAGFLAATIAWGNRKMIINNAKKMMDLMGNSPYDFVMSHNGNDLQRLETFVHRTFNGQDFIGFIKSLQNIYLNHGGLESIFTIHQEKDSMQNAISKFKTIFFEIEHLNRTEKHISDPNKNSSSKRLNMWLRWNCRQDNKGVDLGIWKSISPSQLSCPLDVHSGNVARKLGLLTRKQNDAKALAELDQNLRALDPNDPVKYDFALFGLGVFEGF; this is translated from the coding sequence ATGACAAAATCCGAGTTAAAAGAATTTTTAGATGAAAAAGTTGATTTATACAACCATCCCAATTTCATAGATAGCGATCCCATACAAATTCCGCATTTGTATACTTTGAAAGAAGATATTGAAATTGCAGGTTTTTTAGCAGCAACTATTGCTTGGGGCAATCGCAAGATGATTATTAACAATGCTAAGAAAATGATGGATTTAATGGGAAATTCTCCCTATGATTTTGTTATGTCTCATAATGGTAATGATTTACAACGTTTAGAAACTTTTGTCCATCGAACATTCAACGGGCAGGATTTCATTGGATTTATTAAAAGTCTTCAAAACATATATTTGAATCACGGAGGACTTGAATCAATTTTTACAATACATCAAGAAAAGGATTCTATGCAAAATGCTATATCAAAATTTAAAACTATCTTCTTTGAAATTGAGCATTTAAATAGAACTGAAAAACACATTTCTGACCCTAACAAGAATTCTTCAAGTAAACGACTAAATATGTGGCTTAGATGGAATTGTAGGCAAGATAACAAAGGAGTAGATTTAGGTATTTGGAAAAGCATATCTCCCTCCCAACTCTCATGTCCTTTAGATGTGCATTCGGGTAATGTAGCTCGAAAACTTGGATTATTAACTCGTAAACAAAACGATGCTAAAGCCTTAGCAGAACTCGACCAAAATTTAAGAGCATTAGACCCAAACGACCCTGTAAAATATGATTTTGCCCTATTTGGATTGGGTGTTTTTGAAGGGTTTTAA
- the can gene encoding carbonate dehydratase codes for MSDFYKKILENNKQWVEKKLAISPEYFNNLAEGQQPPLLWIGCSDSRVPANEIIGAEPGEVFVHRNIANMVIHSDMNMLSVLDYAVNALKVKHVIVCGHYGCGGVKAAMGNSSIGIIDNWIRHIKDVYRFHQKELDAITDENERFNKFVEVNVKEQVLDLAKTSIVQNAWKNGQELSIHGWVYGLNSGYVTDLGVNFSCDKDLDDVYQLKF; via the coding sequence ATGAGTGATTTTTATAAAAAAATACTAGAAAATAATAAGCAGTGGGTTGAGAAAAAATTAGCAATTAGTCCCGAGTATTTCAACAATTTAGCAGAAGGACAACAGCCACCTTTATTATGGATTGGTTGTTCAGATAGTAGAGTTCCGGCTAATGAAATTATTGGAGCAGAGCCTGGAGAAGTTTTCGTACATAGAAATATTGCTAATATGGTAATTCACTCCGACATGAACATGTTAAGCGTTTTGGATTATGCTGTAAATGCATTAAAAGTGAAACACGTTATTGTTTGTGGGCATTATGGATGTGGTGGTGTGAAAGCTGCAATGGGAAATAGTTCTATTGGAATTATTGATAATTGGATTCGCCACATTAAAGATGTATATCGTTTTCATCAAAAGGAGTTAGATGCTATCACAGATGAAAATGAACGTTTCAATAAGTTTGTTGAAGTCAATGTGAAAGAACAAGTTTTAGATTTAGCCAAAACATCCATAGTACAAAATGCTTGGAAAAACGGACAAGAATTATCGATTCATGGTTGGGTTTATGGTTTAAATTCTGGCTATGTGACAGATTTAGGAGTAAATTTTAGTTGCGATAAAGATTTAGACGATGTGTATCAGTTGAAATTTTAA
- a CDS encoding ABC transporter ATP-binding protein, whose translation MITAKNLHKYYDSLHVLKGVDLHIKKGEIVSIVGASGAGKTTLLQILGTLDLPTKQNDTVLEINGSSVLNLKDKELSKFRNQHLGFIFQFHQLLPEFTALENVCIPGFIANRDKKEVEKEAKQLLNYLGLSERTHHKPSELSGGEQQRVAVARALINKPAVIYADEPSGNLDTQSAEMLHQLFFKLREEFNQTFVIVTHNEELANMADKKLVMKDGLIIVNS comes from the coding sequence ATGATTACTGCAAAAAATCTACATAAATATTACGATTCCCTTCATGTTTTAAAGGGAGTTGATTTACATATTAAAAAAGGCGAAATCGTTTCTATTGTTGGCGCTTCGGGTGCTGGTAAAACAACGTTGCTTCAAATTTTAGGTACATTAGATTTACCAACTAAGCAAAATGATACTGTTTTAGAAATCAATGGTTCATCGGTTTTGAATTTAAAAGACAAAGAACTTTCAAAATTTAGAAACCAACATTTAGGCTTTATTTTCCAATTTCATCAATTGTTACCAGAATTTACGGCTTTAGAAAATGTTTGTATACCTGGCTTCATAGCTAATCGCGATAAAAAAGAAGTAGAAAAAGAGGCAAAACAATTATTAAACTATTTAGGACTTTCAGAAAGAACACATCACAAACCAAGTGAATTATCAGGTGGTGAACAACAACGTGTTGCGGTAGCCAGAGCATTAATTAATAAACCCGCAGTAATTTATGCCGATGAACCTTCTGGAAATTTAGATACACAATCTGCCGAAATGCTTCACCAATTATTTTTTAAACTTCGCGAAGAATTTAATCAAACTTTTGTAATTGTAACCCATAACGAAGAGTTAGCAAATATGGCCGATAAAAAATTAGTAATGAAAGACGGCTTAATTATTGTAAATTCTTAA